The window CCTGATTTTACGATAAGAATTAAAGAAGGAGAATTAGAATTGACATTAAACGGTAGAAATACTCCAGAGCTTCATGTAAGCCGGGATTATTCAAACATGTTAAAGGGCTATAAAGAAGCTAAGGAAAAAACTAAATCTCAAAAAGATGCGGTGATGTTCATTAAACAAAAGCTTGATGGTGCAAAATGGTTCATTGAAGCCATTAAACAGCGTCAGGAAACGCTTTTTATGACTATGTCGTCCATTATGAACTATCAGAAGAAATACTTCCTGACAGGCGACGAGCGCAACTTGCGCCCGATGATATTAAAAGATATTGCAGATGAAATCCAGATGGATGTGTCTACTGTTTCTAGGGTGGCTAACTCTAAGTATGTGGATACGCCTTACGGCACTAAACTAATTAAAGAATTCTTCTCAGAATCCATGACTAACACTGATGGAGAAGAAGTTTCTACTCGAGAAATCAAGAAGATTCTAGAGAACGTTATAGGTGAAGAAAGCAAACGCAAACCACTTACAGATCAAAAGCTGGCAGAAATTCTAAAAGATAAAGGATATCCTATTGCAAGACGTACGGTGGCAAAATACCGAGAACAACTCGATATTCCTGTAGCCCGTTTGCGTAAACAAATCTAAGGTTTCATGAAATGGTTACTAAGGTCTTGGAGTTTTCTATCCAGCCCATTGTTTTTACCACTACTCGTTTCTATTTGGTTTTTCAGTTATGCTGATAGCCTTCAAAACCCTGCTATAGTCTTAAAACTCTATATGATCGCAGTGTTATCTGCTGCTATCCCTTTAGTTGTATACACCTTACTTAAGGTGGCTAAAATGGTAAATAGCGTTCACTTGTCCAGCACTAAGGAACGGTTGATACCTCTAGCAATTTATGCCATACTCATCATTATTCTGCTAAGAGGTGTTTTCCAAGGCGGTATGCATCTACCCTTATACTATTTCTTCATTGGACTTTTGATGTCAACAATTGTAGCGTTAGTCATGGCATTGTTCAAATTTAAGATAAGCCTGCACATGATGGGAATCGCTGGAATTCTAGGGTTTGTAATTATGATTAGTATACTGGGCAATATACCACTGACCTATTGGATCATTGGTCTATGTATTGCCGCTGGACTGACAGCAACCTCAAGATTGCACATGGAAGCTCATTCACCAACGGAACTGGCATTTGGTACAATAGCGGGATTATTCATTCAAATCTCTATAGCCTACAGTTACTTAGTTTAAAGGAAGTAAAACTCGACACCAAATTTTATAGGCTGTAGACCTACTTGTTCTCCATCAGTAGTGATGGCCTTGTCATTGAACAAGGTGTTCAGATTGTAGTGGACAAAGGCATTGAAACTTCCGTTACCTATAGTCAATGTTCCTACATACCTCAATCTGTTTAACTCAGCAACTTCTGTCTGTTTTAAGGTAATTCCATCTTGTTTGAAGGTAGACTTGAAATGAAATAGGTACCCCAATTTAAAACCTGTGTAAATACGCCAGAAATTAGTGGTGGTAGCAGTGGAAGTACGCCAACGGAATTGCACAGGCAACTCCACTAGATTGGTATTAAATCTATTGGATTGATATTCGGTTTGATTGTCCAATACTTGAAATATGGTTCGCTCCCCTTCCAATTCACCTACGAACAAGTTGGAATTATAAGTGTTCGTTGATAAGCCTAAGCCTACTCCTATAGCCACGTTGCGCCTATCATTGATTGGCATATCTCTAATGAATCCTGCATTAAGTCCACCAGAAAATCCATTTTGAGAAAAAGCAGACGGGTCATTTGTAACAAGATTGAAAGCAAGACCTAGATAAAATTGATCCTCTCTGTACAGGCTGTCAACGACATCAGGAATAGCATTTTGATCTCGAGGCACATCAGCCCTTTGTGCTTGTGAAAAAGCACCACATAATAAAAGCAAAAAGGCAAGATATTTCATGTACTAAAGATACGGTATGAAAAATGTGTTCCAACAAAAAACCACCTCATGTGAGGTGGTTTTTAATATCAATTGGTGAAAGACTATTGCTTTACATTACGCATAGGATCACCCTTTTTCGCAGTGTAGTTAATCTTCAATGCCATAGCATCGCGTAACTCTTGTTTTACATCAGTCAATTGACCAACTTTTGAACTGCTATCCACTTTCAAAGAAACCATCATTTCGTCTTGAATATCTTCAGGCATAGCGTTACGCTTTGTATTGACGTAAGTTTGAACTTCAGACACACTAGAAATCTTATCGCCCAGCTGGATCACATCAGTTGTACCAAAAGTCTTTTGATACTGTGGACTAGGTTTCCCTATGTAGATATAGATCAATTTGTTTTTGCTCTCCAGTTTTTCAACTTGGTTTGCAGTAGGTAGTCGATTTTCAATCATCAATTCATCTTCCCTCATTACGGTCGCAACCATAAAGAAGAAAAGCAGCATGAATACAATATCTGGCAAGGATGCCGTAGATATCGCAGGTAAATCACCACTTTTTTGTTTCTTAAACTTTGACATAATTATCCTTCTTGTGGTTCAGCTTCAGAAAGTTTCAGTGGATACAAATCACGGATTTCATCTACTTGCTTTCCAAGTTTTTCGTACTCTGGAGTTTCCTTTTCAGTCTCTGGCCATTCTTTATAGCGCATATACATCTTTTCGAAAGTCTCGTTGTAACGAAGTTCTGCCTCACGGTTACGTAAAATTGTGTAAGCTCTTACAAGTTCATTGTAAACAGTTACATACATATTGTAAGTAGCCTGTCTGTCATTCACTAGTGAGATTACCGCTTTATCAGGGTTATCAGAACTGGCAGGATCTCTATCTCCTCGGCAATACGCACAAGCAGCAGGACCTTCTCCACCACCATTGTCTAGAAAGGCAACAGCAGCTTCTGTAAGATCTTTGATCTCCATCAATTCATCTTCTACAAGCAATTGATTGTTCTGGTTCACAAGAACCTGAAAAATATTCTTTTGCTTGATCGGTGGCGGCTCAACCTCGTCCGGCACCGGTGGTGGCAATTTACTTTGAATACCACTATCTACTTCAATGGTCGTGGTGACCAAGAAAAATATAAGAAGAAGAAATGCGATATCTGCCATAGATCCAGCATTTACTTCAGGTGCAGATCTTTTAGCCATAATTATTTTTTTACAAGTTTAGTTGCGCCAGCCCATAATATAGAACCTATTGCTAGGATTCCAATGATGTAGAACGTCCACAATGCAGCACCGATCCATTGAGAATCTGCAGCAGTAAGCTCTTCACCATCATCTAGCATTACTTGTTTACCTGTTAAAGGATCAAGTACACTATCATCAGCAAACACGAAATATGCTAATAAAATGATAACAAGCATTATGCCAACTGATACGGCTGCGCTTTTTAAAGCACCAGGCTTCGTAAACAAATTGATAATTACAAAAACAGCGACTAGGGCTAGGATGATAAACATTACTATATAAGCAATGTACATCATAGGCACTACAGTCATCCCTTGAACACCATCTTCATCCATCTGTATAGGCTCATCACCTACACTTAAAGCGTAGATAAAAAACACGGCAGCGATAAGGCAAAGTGCTAGAGATAAATATTTTAATACTTTATGTGCAATCATGATTAAGTATTGATTAAAGGTTAATTACAGCTTACCGTTCTTGTAATCTACAAGAATATCGATAAGAGTAATAGATGCATCTTCCATGTCGTTAACGATACTATCGATTTTAGCTACGATGTAGTTATAAAAGATTTGAAGGATGATCGCTACGATCAAACCGAATACCGTTGTAAGAAGTGCTACTTTAATACCAGTTGCTACAAGTGCAGGTTCCATAGTACCAGCTTCAGCAATACTATCAAATGACTTGATCATCCCGATTACCGTACCCATAAACCCAAGCATAGGAGCAAGAGCGATAAATAAGGAAACCCAAGATACGTTCTTTTCTAATTGTCCCATTTGAACACCACCATAAGCGACAACCGCTTTTTCAGCAGCCTCAACGCTTTCATCTGCTCTATCAAGACCTTGATAATAGATAGAAGCCACAGGGCCTTTTGTATTACGACATACATCTTTTGCAGCCTCTACACCACCACTTTTAAGAGCTTCTTCTACATCAGCAGCAAGTTTCTTAGAGTTAGTAGTTGACAGGTTTAAGTAGATAATTCTTTCTATAGCAATAGCCAATCCTAAAATCAAACATACAAGTACAATGGACATAAATAAAGGTCCACCCTCGATAAATCGTTTTTTTAGTTCTTGGTGAAAGCTTACAGTAGTTTCTACTTCAGGCTCTGCGTCGTCTTGAGCAGTAACGATAGTAGCAACTGCTGCGTTAGTTGTAGTTGTTGCTGTTGCAGTAGATGACATACCTAATATCATTACAACTGCCATGAACAAAATTGAAAGTGATCGTTTCATTTTAAGATTTATTGATTTATTGATTTTTCTAATGAAGGGCTAAATATATAATTTATCCTGTTAATACCGAACTTCTCATGTATTTCTATCGGCTTTACTTCAATATTTTTTATTGCCCGTGGTATGAACTATTTATTCAATTGATCTATCTACGTATTTTTTCACCCTTAGTATAAACTGACAATAGGCTGTAAATGAACTTATACCACTTTTATTTTTGATATTGAGAGCAGGACTTTCTGAGGTTTTCGCTTTCGCGAAAGCGAACTTCTCATAAAATTATGCTTCCCTAAAATCTGTGAAATTCTAATTATATGTAATTTCCCTTGTATAATGAATAGAGAACGGCATTACGGGAATAGAAGCAACTGGTTGAGAGCGGCAGTTCTAGGTGCAAATGATGGAATCCTTTCTACCGCTAGCATCGTTATAGGGGTTGCAGCTGCAAGTGCCACTAAGGATCCCATCCTGCTCTCTGGACTAGCGGGTCTGGTGGCTGGCGCTCTTTCTATGGCTGCAGGAGAATATGTGTCTGTAAGCTCGCAAAGTGATCTTGAAGAAGCTGATTTAAAACGGGAAGAAAAAGAGCTCACAGAAACCCCTCAAGCTGAACTGCAAGAACTTGCTCATATCTATGAAAGTCGCGGTTTAGACAATGTTCTCGCTCTACAAGTGGCTAAGCAACTTACAGCTCACAATGCACTGGAAGCTCATGCACGTGATGAGCTAGGCATTACTGATATGACTAAAGCCAATCCTCTACAAGCAGCTCTATCTTCTGGAGCGTCCTTTGTTTTTGGAGGGGCCTTACCTGTAATCGTTGCATTTCTAGCTCCTGTGGATCAAATGGAAATCTATCAATACCTCACTGCACTGCTGTTTCTCATTCTACTAGGCTTTCTATCTGGAAAAGTAGGTGGCTCTAGCAAGCGTAAGGCGGTATTGCGCATCGTTCTAGGTGGAACAATTGCTATGGGCATCACTGCTGGGATAGGTTACTTATTTGGAGTAGGTATGATTTAATCTACTCTTATCGAGCAAATAATTAGAACAACAGATTTGATCAATCTCGGTTTCTAAGAAACCAGTCAATTTGTTCTTGAACACCTTCATCTAATCCTACTCTTGGATGATACCTTAACAGTTTTATAGCCTTATCGATAACCGCTTTAGTTCGCAACTGGTCGCCACTGCGGGCTGGCTTTTTAAGTA of the Nonlabens marinus S1-08 genome contains:
- a CDS encoding porin family protein, with product MKYLAFLLLLCGAFSQAQRADVPRDQNAIPDVVDSLYREDQFYLGLAFNLVTNDPSAFSQNGFSGGLNAGFIRDMPINDRRNVAIGVGLGLSTNTYNSNLFVGELEGERTIFQVLDNQTEYQSNRFNTNLVELPVQFRWRTSTATTTNFWRIYTGFKLGYLFHFKSTFKQDGITLKQTEVAELNRLRYVGTLTIGNGSFNAFVHYNLNTLFNDKAITTDGEQVGLQPIKFGVEFYFL
- a CDS encoding ExbD/TolR family protein encodes the protein MSKFKKQKSGDLPAISTASLPDIVFMLLFFFMVATVMREDELMIENRLPTANQVEKLESKNKLIYIYIGKPSPQYQKTFGTTDVIQLGDKISSVSEVQTYVNTKRNAMPEDIQDEMMVSLKVDSSSKVGQLTDVKQELRDAMALKINYTAKKGDPMRNVKQ
- a CDS encoding ExbD/TolR family protein, coding for MAKRSAPEVNAGSMADIAFLLLIFFLVTTTIEVDSGIQSKLPPPVPDEVEPPPIKQKNIFQVLVNQNNQLLVEDELMEIKDLTEAAVAFLDNGGGEGPAACAYCRGDRDPASSDNPDKAVISLVNDRQATYNMYVTVYNELVRAYTILRNREAELRYNETFEKMYMRYKEWPETEKETPEYEKLGKQVDEIRDLYPLKLSEAEPQEG
- a CDS encoding MotA/TolQ/ExbB proton channel family protein — protein: MKRSLSILFMAVVMILGMSSTATATTTTNAAVATIVTAQDDAEPEVETTVSFHQELKKRFIEGGPLFMSIVLVCLILGLAIAIERIIYLNLSTTNSKKLAADVEEALKSGGVEAAKDVCRNTKGPVASIYYQGLDRADESVEAAEKAVVAYGGVQMGQLEKNVSWVSLFIALAPMLGFMGTVIGMIKSFDSIAEAGTMEPALVATGIKVALLTTVFGLIVAIILQIFYNYIVAKIDSIVNDMEDASITLIDILVDYKNGKL
- a CDS encoding VIT1/CCC1 transporter family protein, which produces MNRERHYGNRSNWLRAAVLGANDGILSTASIVIGVAAASATKDPILLSGLAGLVAGALSMAAGEYVSVSSQSDLEEADLKREEKELTETPQAELQELAHIYESRGLDNVLALQVAKQLTAHNALEAHARDELGITDMTKANPLQAALSSGASFVFGGALPVIVAFLAPVDQMEIYQYLTALLFLILLGFLSGKVGGSSKRKAVLRIVLGGTIAMGITAGIGYLFGVGMI